In Desulfopila inferna, a single window of DNA contains:
- a CDS encoding bactofilin family protein, whose translation MFGSKKEDMEKEMEKVEGEAISSIIDSSMTITGEISFKGKTRIDGEINGNINGEHLVLSKDGKVHGDIKVSSFICQGTFTGNIETKLLTAKKGSSIHGKITAGSLTVEPGASIDGEIKAAIKDLHTTGKPAKTEQTEMTQKLPQDKAASIK comes from the coding sequence ATGTTTGGCAGCAAGAAAGAAGACATGGAAAAAGAGATGGAAAAAGTTGAAGGTGAAGCCATTTCATCCATTATTGACAGCAGTATGACCATCACCGGAGAGATTTCCTTCAAGGGAAAGACCAGAATCGACGGCGAAATCAACGGCAACATCAACGGAGAACATCTGGTTCTCAGCAAAGACGGTAAAGTACACGGCGATATCAAGGTTTCCTCGTTTATCTGCCAGGGTACCTTTACAGGCAACATTGAAACAAAACTGCTCACAGCCAAGAAAGGATCTTCAATCCATGGCAAAATCACAGCCGGCAGTTTGACCGTAGAACCCGGAGCCAGTATCGATGGTGAAATTAAAGCCGCAATCAAGGACCTGCATACCACTGGAAAACCCGCCAAAACCGAGCAGACCGAGATGACACAGAAGCTCCCGCAGGACAAAGCTGCGAGTATAAAGTAA
- a CDS encoding M23 family metallopeptidase, with translation MNEQFHFIIAGDQRSPFSFQISKKKLIISAIVTFCTACALLFTGFFTTGVFAYNKILVKRMALFKEKIHNTKGANSRLENKLAEVIAQNKVMIEDLKTKNNLLISKLELENNRKIAELERKNLQQAMSFKEEKDRLLSTAVTELNNRSEFIETIISDIGIKVTPKDQEKQDNSGGPFIAAENAVYDELIYRTDHYLKTIQALPLGTPVIGSVSSWFGKRKDPLNSKNAFHEGIDFRGKTGDPVIATADGKVVYAGVNGGYGKYVRIDHGNGYTTCFGHLDNYHVKKGDYVTRGQTIGLVGNSGRSTGSHLHYEINLKGRPVNPAKFMKVADLKCKFNSPMEK, from the coding sequence ATGAATGAACAATTCCACTTTATTATTGCCGGCGATCAACGCAGTCCCTTCTCCTTTCAAATTTCGAAGAAAAAGCTGATAATTTCCGCCATTGTCACTTTTTGTACTGCATGCGCCTTGCTTTTTACCGGTTTTTTTACCACAGGTGTTTTCGCCTATAACAAGATTCTGGTAAAAAGGATGGCCCTTTTCAAGGAAAAAATACACAATACAAAGGGAGCCAATTCCCGGTTGGAGAATAAGCTCGCCGAAGTGATTGCCCAAAATAAAGTAATGATTGAAGACCTTAAAACCAAGAACAATCTGTTAATTTCCAAGCTGGAGCTGGAAAACAACAGGAAAATCGCGGAACTGGAGAGGAAAAACCTGCAACAGGCGATGTCCTTCAAAGAAGAAAAAGATCGGCTTCTCTCCACCGCCGTCACTGAGCTGAACAACCGCAGTGAGTTTATAGAGACTATCATCAGCGACATCGGCATAAAGGTGACACCGAAAGATCAGGAAAAACAGGATAACAGCGGCGGTCCCTTCATTGCCGCGGAAAATGCGGTTTACGATGAACTGATTTACCGCACCGATCACTACCTCAAGACCATTCAAGCCCTGCCTTTAGGAACGCCGGTCATCGGCTCCGTTTCTTCCTGGTTCGGCAAGAGAAAGGACCCCCTGAACAGCAAAAATGCCTTTCATGAGGGCATAGACTTTCGCGGAAAAACTGGTGATCCGGTCATCGCCACGGCAGACGGTAAGGTTGTTTATGCAGGGGTTAACGGTGGCTACGGGAAATATGTCAGGATCGATCATGGTAACGGCTATACCACGTGTTTTGGCCATCTCGACAATTACCATGTCAAAAAAGGGGATTATGTCACTCGCGGTCAGACTATCGGACTTGTAGGAAATTCCGGCCGCTCAACCGGATCGCATCTGCATTATGAGATCAACCTCAAAGGCAGACCTGTCAATCCAGCGAAATTCATGAAGGTTGCAGACCTGAAATGCAAATTCAATAGCCCCATGGAGAAGTAA
- a CDS encoding ABC-F family ATP-binding cassette domain-containing protein has product MSNLLTCRSLSKSFGAQTLFQGIDLVVNSGERIGLIGPNGSGKSTLLKILSGLEEPDEGVILKSKHLLVGYLAQADIFDEEQSVFDNLCQSLSASGMDETEIQNRVQAILSRTEFIDDTQAVKLLSGGWRKRLAICRVLLASPQVVVLDEPTNHLDIEGILWLEKIIGGGLVNGPEAFVIVSHDRQFLENCATRMVELSAVYPQGSFQVDGNYSSFLEKRELFLEQQLDAEERLSNKMRRETEWLSRGPKARATKARYRIEEAGRLQDELALVRDRNRSTSNVRIDFGGTGRKTKKLLEATRLSKSFGNRVLFENLDILLSPGSRLGLLGRNGCGKSTLMEALAAAGNQKDVKLDSGEIKVAEKVKIVTFEQNRESLDPGISLRRALAPQGDSVVFRERSVHVVSWAKRFLFRPDQLETPVGELSGGEQARILIASLMLQPADILLLDEPTNDLDIGSLDVLEESLMDFPGALVLVTHDRYLLDRVCGSVIGFDGEGGTAYFADYQQWLTYLQEQQVGKQQESALKPEKEKPRQERRKAGKLSYLDQREFERMEGKIEEKEGRQKQLQEKINSPKVAADPQKLQGYWQELEKVEEEIEKMYTRWSELEEKKLSS; this is encoded by the coding sequence ATGTCAAATCTTCTTACCTGCCGCTCGCTGTCCAAATCCTTTGGGGCCCAAACACTCTTTCAGGGAATTGATCTTGTTGTCAACAGTGGAGAGAGAATCGGGCTCATCGGACCCAATGGTTCCGGAAAATCCACATTGTTGAAAATACTCAGCGGTCTTGAAGAGCCCGATGAGGGTGTCATTCTCAAAAGTAAACACCTTCTGGTCGGCTACCTGGCCCAGGCTGATATCTTTGATGAGGAGCAGAGTGTTTTCGATAATCTCTGTCAGTCTCTTTCGGCTAGCGGGATGGATGAGACGGAAATACAGAACAGGGTCCAGGCGATATTGAGTAGAACGGAATTTATCGATGATACTCAGGCGGTAAAGCTGCTTTCCGGAGGATGGAGGAAGAGACTGGCCATTTGCCGCGTTCTCCTGGCGTCTCCTCAGGTCGTAGTCCTTGACGAGCCGACCAACCATCTCGATATTGAGGGAATTCTCTGGCTGGAAAAAATAATCGGCGGAGGGCTGGTCAATGGCCCTGAGGCCTTTGTGATCGTCAGTCATGACCGGCAATTTCTCGAAAACTGTGCTACGCGCATGGTCGAGCTTTCTGCAGTGTATCCTCAAGGCTCCTTTCAGGTGGATGGCAATTACAGCTCTTTTCTTGAAAAGAGGGAACTCTTTCTCGAGCAGCAGCTCGATGCGGAGGAACGTCTCAGCAATAAGATGCGGAGAGAGACGGAATGGTTGAGCCGGGGGCCTAAGGCTAGAGCCACCAAAGCCCGTTATCGGATAGAGGAGGCAGGCCGCCTGCAGGACGAGCTTGCCCTGGTTAGAGACAGAAATCGTTCGACTTCCAATGTGCGTATAGATTTCGGAGGAACAGGCCGAAAAACCAAAAAGTTGCTGGAGGCAACGCGCCTGAGCAAATCTTTTGGCAACCGGGTTCTTTTTGAAAATCTCGATATTCTCCTGTCTCCCGGTAGCCGGTTGGGTTTGCTGGGGCGTAACGGTTGTGGAAAATCCACGCTTATGGAGGCGCTCGCCGCGGCCGGCAACCAAAAGGATGTCAAACTTGACAGCGGAGAAATAAAAGTTGCCGAGAAAGTGAAAATTGTGACGTTTGAGCAGAATAGAGAATCACTTGATCCCGGGATTTCGTTGCGTCGAGCCCTGGCGCCTCAAGGGGATTCCGTGGTTTTTCGGGAAAGATCGGTGCATGTGGTCTCCTGGGCCAAGCGTTTCCTCTTCAGACCCGATCAACTGGAAACCCCGGTGGGAGAACTCTCCGGCGGCGAACAGGCCCGTATTCTCATAGCCTCGCTGATGCTGCAGCCCGCTGATATTCTCCTTCTTGATGAGCCGACCAATGATCTCGATATCGGCTCACTCGATGTGCTTGAGGAGAGTCTGATGGATTTCCCCGGCGCTCTTGTTCTGGTAACCCATGATCGTTATCTGCTTGATCGCGTCTGCGGCAGTGTAATCGGCTTTGACGGAGAGGGTGGTACCGCCTATTTTGCCGATTATCAGCAGTGGCTCACCTATCTGCAGGAGCAGCAAGTGGGAAAACAGCAGGAGTCTGCGCTAAAACCGGAGAAAGAGAAACCTCGGCAGGAGCGGCGCAAGGCTGGAAAACTATCCTATCTCGACCAGAGGGAATTTGAGCGGATGGAGGGAAAAATAGAGGAGAAAGAAGGGCGGCAGAAGCAACTGCAGGAGAAAATAAATTCACCTAAGGTTGCCGCTGATCCGCAAAAATTGCAGGGATACTGGCAGGAGTTGGAGAAGGTCGAGGAAGAAATAGAGAAGATGTACACCCGCTGGAGTGAACTGGAAGAGAAGAAGTTGTCTTCGTAA